ACAGGCTGTTGGAAGCCACAGCAGGCTGTCAGTGTCCACTGAGAACAGCTTTCCCACAATATGTTGTTTAGTATTGTGCTCAGCCGCTCTACGCATATAGCAGCAGAAGACCCAGTTGCTATGTGGAGTCTGCTGCTTTCAGGACTAATGGAAGAATAAACATGCGGCAGCGCTGCTACAGTTAGTTCAATGTGCAGCCTGTTTGTAAATGCATTTAGTGAACGTCTTGTTACAACCTGTTGTGCTTTGtcatatatttttatgtttatcaAACTTGACATATAATAATGATTGATAAGCTAAGTAGAAGGAGCTCTTATATGTAGATGGCTTTGTTTTAGTGATTGGTTTCTCTTAGAACCTAATTCTGAGTCACACTTAAatgttttgtactttttttgtggTGGGTGCATGTGCTTGTGTCGCATCAGTGAATCTATCCAGTCAGTGTGGAACTGAGGAAGCCAGCCAGACGTCACCACCATGTTGGAGGAGGACATGGAAGTGGCCATCAAAGTGGTCGTAGTTGGCAACGGAGCTGTTGGCAAGTCCAGTATGATTCAGCGTTACTGCAAGGGTATCTTCACCAAGGACTACAAAAAAACCATTGGAGTGGATTTTCTGGAACGGCAAATACTGTAAGCAGCTGATTTTGTGCAGGTTACTATTTTGTCTCAGCTTGTTCCAAAAATGACTTGAAACAACTGTAACTTCATTAATAGCTACTTGTTTTATCCACAAAGAATCTTTGCAGATCTGCTAACACTGCATCAATGTTCACATTTCTTTCTAATGGCAGTTGTTGGTGCTATATTCATGTGTAGTCAGTCAATGTACACTTAGAGTGCATCACTCAGGGTTCATCCTATGCAAGTAGACCTCAACAAGTGTTCTAAGAACTATTATTGTCCTCAGTTGCTATGGTGCTGGCACAGGAAAAGAGGTTACTTCCTCCAATAATTATAggaactattaaaaaaaaaaactactaagttgcaaaaaaaaataatgttctTCTCTGTGTTCACTGTTTTAGCGTAAATGATGAAGAGGTTCGACTAATGCTGTGGGACACTGCTGGGCAGGAGGAGTTTGACGCTATTACCAAGGCCTACTACCGTGGTAAGAGTTCACTACTGTGACAAGTAAAACTGCTGACCTCCTTCACCACTAAGGGAAATGTGCTATTTATTAGAGTTTATGGCTAACTTGCAGCAACATTCATGAACAAGCGTGTGTGCACATTGTGAACATTGTGTTTGAGCTGAAAAATGAATCTGCAGTACGGCTGTTTAATTGATTAAATGTTTTTGGACAGATCATATTTTTATCACACTGAAGTCACTGgtgaaaacataataaatattgCTGTGTGTCGATCCTTTCAGGTGCCCAGGCATGTGTGCTCGTCTTCTCTACCACAGATAGGGATTCATTTCAAGCGATTGACAGCTGGAGGGAGAAGGTGGAAGCAGAAGTTGGAGATATTCCCACGGTTCTAGTGCAAAACAAAATTGACCTCCTTGAAGAGACTGTTATAAAAAAGTAAGTCAGTGTTGAAGAGGGATGTTGACGACTTGGTTGTTGTGAAAACAGCATGACTTATTATTTACCTGCTTTGCAGTGAGGAGGCAGAAGCTTTGGCTAAAAGGCTTAAGCTGAGATTTTATCGTGCTTCGGTGAAAGAGGACCTTAATGTCACTGAAGGTAGGATACAACAAAATGCTGGCAGCTGGTCTAAGTGTCAGTGTGGATGTTGCTGTCAtaacagttctgctgctgttcctcttaCAGTTTTTAAATACTTAGCTGAGAAGTATCTCCAGCGACTCAAACAGCAAACGGCAGAGGAGACTGAGGTGGTCCACACAACGAGCAATAAAATAGGTGAGGAGTCTCTCTCCACATTATCCTTCATACCTTTTAGTTTAGAGTCACCTTAAATATCAATTCTCTTTTTCCAAAGGTGTTTTTAATACCACAAGTAGTAATGTCTGCAACCAGAACTCCAGCAACGGCAGAGAAGTCATCACTTTGAGACCTAACAAACAGAGGACCAAGAAGAGTAAGAACCCTTTCGGAAGTTGCAGCCTACTCTAGAAAAACTGATTTCATTCTAGTgactgacttttattttgaagagtaGATCGGTCATTgttgtattcagtggaggtagCCTCATTTAGACACCAAAGCCCACACAAAGTGGGAAATCTGTACTATAATACTACAATGAACTCATGTTTAATCTGTTTGTTTGCCCACATTGATGGTTCTATATTTCCTTGGATTGCGCCTTGGTACTTCCATCAATTGTCTACGCACAAAAGCTGTCAACAATTGCACACACTCAGTCCCCCTGGTGGtggcatattttttttcctaacgAGGACACATGATATGGGTTGtgctctgcatttttttttttctgcaaatcaTGCTGAACGCCAGTTGAAAATCTCCTTCACCTGGTTACTAAAATGGAGATATAACTTCTTCTAGATGTTGCTATCTTAAAAAGCTCATTTGTGGGAGCTGATGGGTCAACAATCACGATAGAGCTGTGATAGAAAGCAGTTCCCCTACACAGTGTGACTGACATATTTGGCAGTAAATCAAGAGTTTCTATGCTTATAATAAGGGGGTGTCAGTCCAGCTTGAAGAGTAAAGAAAACACTATATGGACACACTCACTTAGGAGAAAGACGATTCTCTAATAACTAAGGTTTTATCTGCGATGCTTTCGTCTCAGTTTTTTTCGCTTGATGTACAAACACTAATCAAAACAATCATCAAACATTGCTCATTCCTCTGTTAGACATTTCAGCTCTGCAGTATGTTTGCATGAATTGTAAATGGGATCATCTTGTACCATATTTTTGTAACTGTAAACACAGAATATAGTTCAAACTACCCTGTTAAACTCAGAGTTTAAGCTCTGCGCAGAAGTATTTTTGTACGAAGCACAAACAGTGTTGAGTGatattttgtgccaaattttttcttctttctcagcTGTGGTTAATAAATATTAACAGTGCAGTGATCTGGATGTAACATTGAGTTGATAGAATGTGCTCCTTTGTATAACCAAATATCAATAACCACTGAGAGAAATAAACATAGTAAAGATAATGGTACTCTGTTCTTTGAATTATAGCTCAAGTTACAATCacttacagtgttttttctttttcctgattTAGCTTAACTTTAATGTAGTTGGACACAGGTCATTGGTGTTCACTGTCTGCCTTCACAGATGTGATACACTAAACATGGTACCAGATTGTGaagtgtattttctttttttttggcttgcCTTTGTAGTATTTTAGTAATTTCTGCTTTGTACATTTCTCATTTTTAACTGGAGAAGGATAAAGAGAAGGTTCAGGGAGTTGAACAGGCTGCTCAGTAGTGTCTGTGCCTGTGGTATGGAGCCCTGGGGAGAATGTAAACCATTGTTCTCTGACAGTATCAACAAATGTAGACCATCAGGACTGGATATTTTGCTTGTGTGTGCCTGAATATGCAAGAAATTCACATGAGGATACTCCCAAAGTAACGCTGAGTCTCTCAAACAGCTAGCTGCCTCaagcctttttttgtttccaatGTTCATTTTCTAGAGGACACTGGTTTACTAAGcacaaaataatatataatgacATGGATTAGATCTCCCTATGAGTAGTTAGAGTTGTAAGTATTTTACATGGGGGTAGAAAACATCTGGGATTACACGTACATGcatgtttttatctttctaaaaacattttttcacatGTCTTATTATGAAAAGGTGCTTAAAATGCGTTCCACAGTTACACCACTGGTACCAATATTGTGTCACATATAGTCAAGCTTAGTCATTTTGGTTGTGTTgttaagaagaaaaaagaaagtggcGCATGCAAGCCTTTGTTCCACATCAGTGAATGTTCAGCCATGCCTTGtctgtcttatgtttacatCCTTCACCAGTaagctttttattttctataaatTTCTCTATAATTATTTGCAAGCCTTCTCTTATTTGTAGCACTGTGTGTACTTTGTATGGAGTTAGCGCACTTTATCATTCAGATCTAACCATACTCACACGCTGTCACTCAGGTGTAGTATTCtttgtgtcttatttttttaaatgtgaatccATAAAAAGTTCATATACAAACCAACATCATATGCTTTCAGTCTGACAAAAACGACTCTcgttgctgttttgtttttactagtGTGCCACACACTTAAGTCATTATCTTATTACATTTGGGAGCTAATGTTCGATGGCAATCTGAcataaataaaacttttttttcttgggaatctgttgtgttgtttataaTTCACACTTCTCTTctgataatttttttttctcactaaaACATTTGGCAGGAGAACAAGTTCGACACAGACTGTAGATAATCTCTGAAATGTAAACAGCAGTGTAAAAAGACTATGGTGCCTGTATCCATGTCAACTGTGCATGTTAATAAATAACCTAGTTCAGACTGACTTTTGGAAAGTTTGTCGAGTCAGCTGAAACTCCATATTCTGAGGAAGGACAGGTTTACAGCTGAAAGCCTGAAAGTAAGACCATAAACCTTGGATGTTGATTGATCCAATTGACCGAGAATAGTTTGAGTACTGGTTTAACTTTCTACTGCATTCACGTGAAACATTCAAAGGAATCTCAAAGATGTATTAaacaatgttttattatttattattaaaaatgccTCGTGCATATGAACCATAGCCAGCACCCTGACTGCTATCACACAGAGAGGTAGTGTGTGCAAACCCTTCACCAACTCAGAAAACCACAGGGTTGGATCTCCTGTTGGATAAAGCAGTGTGAACAATGTGAACACTTAAGTGCTGATATTTTCTAATTAGGTCCAAACCATGGTGCAGCCGATCTGCTGATCCACATATAGCTGGTAATCAGCATTCTATTAAATTGTGACCAAACTTCCAATGGAACACGTGCTATATAAACAGGCATAGTATACACATACTGACTCTGTAATTTGAATGTAGAACTTGGTACGTTTTTGCTTTAAGATCCAGTATTGTGTACACTCATGAGTTTAGTGACACTGCAGACTGGTGTGGAGCTTTGCTGATGTTACTGACTGCCATTGAACTTTACTTGCTCTAGTTTCTGGTGATCCATAATCTTGATGTTCTTTTCagcattttctgtgtttctcaaCAAAGTCTCCAGCCTCCGCTTGATCTTCTTCTGGTCCTCCAGAGCGCAGCTGATCACTATGGCCTGGAACTTCTGGTCAATGGGAACAGGCGGTGCTTCTGTGACGCAGGCGGCGTGCAGCGCCAGCAGCTGGTGCCGGCCACACTCCATGTCGTTCAGTAACTTTTTTACTATTTCATCTATTATGGTGGTGGCTTTGCGCAGagcctcctcctgctgagggTTTCTGATTGTGCCAACTGAAACCTCCACAGATAGTGTCCGGCCCATAAGGCGGTCTGCAGTGAGAGccagctcctctctctcacctGGAAGATACGAGACAATacatcagagcagcagctttaaCGAGAAAAATCAAGTTGTTTTGAAACATTTCAGTCTTTGTACATTTGCTTTCTTCCCTTATTTATGTTCAGTGTGGCTAAACCTCAGTGAATCACTTCAATCAACCCTTTATTGAACTctttaaatacataaacaaaaatTTCTAGTGTGAATAAATTTCATTGTGGAGAAAGAAAATGGTTGGAGAGCCAGCCAGCAAATGATCAGGGGTCTGGTTTAACCTTTGGCCCTTTGGCCCCTACACTATCCTGGGTGTTAACTCCCAAACCTCTCTTTAAAGTGTCCAATGTTGCACACTGATGGCCGTAAGGGTGGTTGTGTGAATACACACATAAAGTCATTCTGGGTGGAGCACATCTTTGAATCTTTGAAAGCATAACCTCACTGGATCACAATGTTACAGTGACATCACCACAAAGAACAAAAACTACAAGAACTCAGTGAAACTCTGCGTCTATCAGTGTCTGACGTGTGTTCTTATACTGTATGCTGATACTGTACGGATCCTCACCAGCACTTATGTTGCGCATTTCTTGGCTGCTCTGTATGGACTGAATCATTTCCAGGATGCACTCCCTTTCCTGCTCCATGGCCGATGCTGCTTCGCGTAAAGCCTCCACCCTGCAGAGACAACAAGTGATCATAACGGTCCTAAGCACCTCCGTTCACTGCACAATAGGCTGCTGTTACTATGAGGAGATAAACTGGATGATAAAGTTCCTGTGAaaggttgtgttgttgttttttttttatcagtcttGCTCACCCACCCCCACTGTGAGCATAAACATGTTTCTACAGGCCCCTTCTCTCTTACAACTAGGTAAAATCAGTCAGAGTAATGATAAGAGATGAAAGCTTGATAACAACCAACAACACTTCGACAGAGTCTCTGGTGTACATAATGTACATAAAGCCTGTTGCTTAACTGTACCTTATTTCCAGCTGATCCAAAGTTTCCAGCAGCCGTCCGGAGCGATCTGCCATGGACAACGTCCTGCTGAACCTGCTGCACGAAGCATCGTTCATTTTTGCTTGAATTTTTGCCTGCGCCATGATAGTAGAATTCCTCTTCTTATTATTATCGTTAATATTATTTACTATGCTCACTCCCGGAGACTTAACTCAGACGCGCACCCCTCGCTCTGCTCCGTCCCGCTGACTGAAGCTCCTCCGGCTGCCGCGGCGCCCCTGGGACATTTCCTAACATGGGCTGCAACTTCCTCCCCTCACGCCTCATAGAAGGTTCCCGAGAAGAAGAGAATGTATTTCTCAATGTCAGGGACAAGTGGTTCCTGGAGATAGTTCCACGAATCTAGAGGTCAAAATAAAcccattaaaatgtttttttgagtTTCTCTTTCCAAACAAATGGATCTGTAGTATTCATATAGTCCAGTTTTAGGATATCACATTtaaatttgtttcattttaattaattgcAGCAAGTACAAAACTAAATGCAACACTGCTAATGGCTATGTTTTTCAAACAGCTGGTCAAACAAAATGGTCAGAGGTGGAATCAGAAAGGAGATGCAGCACCCAACTGTTCCTCAAAAGCATCAATTTAAATATAGAAAGATGCAGCAGATTATCTCCACTAACGGTTTTTTCATGTTATTCATTCTGCTGCAAGGcctcagcctcaagtggtcattttgAAGAGCTGCAGTTTTGTCACTTCATGTTGATTTTTCCATCCCCATGGTGCAGAGTTCTACAAAACAGTGACAGCATTTACATGCATGAGTAACCTGTAATGATTGCCTTTTGCAGTGCACACCTTATTCTGGTTTCAGTAACAAAGACCTCTTagaaaaacttgaaaatctTATCCAGGTTCCTGCACACTCTCTGCttgtaaaaaaacatggaaGGACAACTGTACATCTACTCTTATCCTTTGAGGTCATGTTTTATCCCAAACAGCTGGACTCAGTGTAGTTTTCTGTATATGTTTTTTACTCATTGTAAATGCCATATTCTGGATATGGTCAAAACTAGGATAAGACACATATGAGAATTTACCAGTGACTGAGAGAACGACCCAGGAAGCGCCACCTCTGACACTGCAATTAGACACTATCTGTCAAATTTTACAATCACCAAGAAGGTTCAGTGCAAATTAACTTGTTCCATTAGTGCATAAACACTAAACAGTTTACCTCCTGGGCCACAGGCTTCAAGCTATTTTTGAAAAATTGGACAGTTTCCTCAGCTCTAATAGAACCTACTTCAGAAGGAATTAGTCACCCACCAattacaaaacaacagaaagagaaTGTTACCCGTTAGGcagtctggaaaaaaaataatggctCTGACTTCTGAGCAGCATTGTTAAgtcaaaaagatttttttttttaccaaagaATAATGTTATTGTATATAGTGTATATACCACCTATTGTAATAataaaggcagcagcagctcaggaagCACAGGTGCATACAACACATCGGACTTCTAGgctgcagtgaaaacagagaCTGCAACTGGAGACACAGTTGGCAGTGAGGTCACAAGTTCGGCTACGGCATCTTGCAGCGTCATCGATGCCATCTATAGCACATGTGTCGACACACATAAGTGTTAAGTCTCTGCAACAGAAGACTCTGCATAAATCAACCTCAAACAGACCTTAAAATGTAATCTACTACAGTCACTACAGTCGAATCTAGAAGGCACCAAGAAGGATGTAGCAGAGAtattaaaataacaaacatttatttaacgTATTCTGAGCACATTTACTTTGTACAAAACATCTCATTATAATGTTCAGTGAATAGCATGTCACAAACAAACTCCCAAGTCCTCAGTATTCCAGAAGACTTCTTTTAAGTGCTTCCTCCAActctgttaaaataaaaacgCAGCAGAATTACAATCTGTCCAACAGCATGTCTACaagaaatgttcattttagTCAAGTGTGTGAAAATCATTTTACATGTTCACAAGTTCAAAGCAGATATATAAACTTCATAAACCTCAAGGCTCTTCCAGGAATGAACACTGCCACACCGAGACAATTTCAGTGGATGAACAGCAGGCCACAGGAAAACGTTAAATTTGTTTTGGGGACAAACTCTCTTTAATTACCCTCTAATATTTCATCATGATCATGTTAATCATCTACAATGACATACAGCGATCTCAGGGAATATCACATTGACCACAAATACATACCTGATGACTCTCTTGCTTCTTCTGCACTCAAGGACAGTGCGTGCTTTATTTCATCATCCGACTCGCCTGtgataaaaatacaattaatcACAAATGTTAAAATTCCAATTGTGtatacatttatgtttttttccctctggtTTGACCAAAATTTTCACTGCCTACTTTCATGCTTTTCACCTTCGTTGTTGGCTTGATCGCTGTGCAACAACTTGACCAGTGTTTCATCTTCAACCTCTGCATATGACATAAAACCAGAATTAAATACAAACATCTgcaataaatgtcattttttgattatttattaGATTTACCAATGTTCTCTGGTTTGATCTCTGCAGTGGTGGACTCTGCTTTCATGTCTTTCCTACAGGTCCTGGAGCTCATACAGGGTTCCAGTGTACAGTGCTGAGAGTGATAGTGTTTATGGAAACTTGGTACACCCATAAAACTCTCCTGGCACATTTTGCATTCCACGTCAAAGGTTTTGTCCAGGTTCAAAGCCGTGTGTGTCGTGTTGACATGAGTCTTCATCTGTGCATAGGATGGCACAGATACACTACAAGGAGTACACACGTACTGACATTTTCCTTCAGCAGACAGGTTCCTCATGCATCGCGTGTATGTAGCTTTCAACTCCCCTTTGCCCTCTTCTGAACCCAGGCATGGGCAGGTCTGAGTGGtgctttcagcagcagcagcagcaggctgaacGACCTCAGTTTCGTTCATACAATAGTAGTCCCTACTATGAAGGCTCTTGTAGTGCTCTAAGAACTCGCTCTCAGATTCAAACGGCATGCTGTCGCAGAGTCCACAGAAATGAGAGCTCTTTATCTGCCCGTCATGCTCGTTCACACAGTGTCTTCGAACAGTGGACTCTTTAAAGAACTTCTGTGGACAATGTCCGCAGATAAATCTCTGAAAGCTGTGACTGCTAAtatcactgcagtgtttggagacagctgcttcagaaTCAAAGACATCCTCACACATCCTGCACATCCATGTCTGCTCCACTGTTTGAGAAGAGGCCTCTGCTGCATTCTGCTTGATCTTGGTTACAGAGGATGAGTGCAGATTGACTTTGCTGCTAGTGGACGGCTTGGCATCGAGGTCTATGGTAAGCTCCTCAGGCACTTCTTGTTCAGTGAAGTAGGTGTGTCCATGGTGAGCTTCTGACACATGTGCCAGGATATCCTCATGACGAGGCATTTCCACTTTGCACTTACGGCAATAAAAGAGGAAGTTGGAGAGGTGCGCTCCTCCATGAAAGCGGCTCATATGCAGGCGGGTAATGGAAGACTCTCCCATGTGTTTGCCACAGACACCACACTGATGGAAAATCTGGTTCACAGCCAGGAGATGCTGACTGGCCGTAGCCTCCTCTGAGAACTGTAGACCGCACTCGCAGAACCATGCTGTTGCTATCTTTCTGCTGCCGGTCATACCTAGTCTCTGCCTTTTGGCCGGAGATCCAGCACAGTCACTCCTGTTCTTGTTTCGTTTTTGAAAAGATGTCCCAATACTTGTGAACTGTGCCTCTTGAATTTCACTGAATCTGCAGTGCTGAAGCAGTGCCTTTGCCATTGTTTGGTTGACCTCAACACAATGCTGTGTTgattctttgtgtctctcaATGTCAGCTTGGCTGAGGAAGACTTTACTGCAGAAAGAACACTGCCCTTGCACTTGAAACTGCTTCATTACTTGGACTATTGTTTTGTCAGCCTTGGCGACAGCACACCCCTGTCTGCAGTGGAcactaaaagagaaaaaagatgaGTAGAATGTCCAGTATaaatttgtaataaaaaaactttCAAACAAAATATGTGTCTATACAAGCACAACTTAAATCAAACATACTTAAAGTGAGCTTGAGCTGCTTGATGTGAGACCAGGACTTTGTGACATAAAGAGCATCGGACACTGAATGTAACATCTTTGCACAAAGTGATGAGGCAGTTCCTAACATGTTGTGGGACAGGAACTGGCAGGGTTCTTCCTCCAGTTTCTGTAAAAGGAGTAGTGAAATGAAATGCACACATAATCCTGCTTATAAAATACCTTGTTGTCTAATTGAGATGCTTTCTGTCTGGTAGTCACTGCAAACACTAACACCAAGAAAGTAGATCACATTACTCCAGTTCTCAGGTCTGTACACAAGGGTTCCTCTCAGAAAGTACATTTTTGAGTACTCTTGTTGATTTGTTAAATATAAATGGCCAGACATTATTTCTGCACTGTACTGTAACTGTTCTATTATATGCTTCTTGTATTCCGTTTTAgcttttgtattgttttatttccttttctttgtgttttaacaTCATGCATTTAATTAATCTTTTCAATATCCATAATGTGAGCCAGATCACACACccttacagacacacatgagggcaaaTATTTTCTCTTACCATTCATGACGAGTGACTCTGTAAAATGGTTTTTAGCTGACATGTGCTGAAGACACTCATCTCTGATGTTGAAAAGCAGGTAGCAGGCAGGACAGGCAAAGCACACAACCTGTTGATAGGTCTGATCAATACTGTGACTTACAGAACCAGATGACACCTGAAAATCAAAACTCAGCGTTATTACATCAATGCAGAGTTATAGTTATTAGCCACAATTACAAAACAATTGAATGATCCAAGGAGCTGGATATTTCCATAACTCATTCCTTAAGGGCATAAACCTTAGACTCAAGATGTGTCCTCCATGCTTCTTTAGTCGGAAAATACTGTCCACAGGCAACACAAGCAAAGAGCTCAGAAGGACTTCCTTTAAGACTGATGGATGGGTCACAAGGGGAGTGATCAAACCTGCACATAAGATAAGTTGTTCGTCCTTATGAGTACTACAAGAAGTCCAAGAACACTTAAAATGTATACTGATGATGAAAATGTGAGTGATTACCTTTTTAAGTGGCCATCGAGGAGAGAAGCATTTTCATAAACTCGATCACAGTTAATTACTGGACAAGTGTGCCTAGATAAACTGTGACTGGGGAAAGACGATTGTCTGCGTCTTCTTCCAGAACCAGAACTGATCACTCCTGGTTGAAGCcctaaataaaatgaaattttaAATCAACTCAGTGCTGAAAGTGGGTCATTGCAGCattacaaaatgacaaaaatataaTACACTAAACAAGAAGGAAAACACTTTGGAAGACATTAGCATATGACAACAGAAGATTTCTAAACTGAAAAATGTACCTGGCATCTTTAACCACATGTCCACACAGTGTTTTGCTTCCTGATTAGTTCCATTTGTAGCACTAAAAGCCAGCTCCTGCTGTCCATGAGCTTTTTGTAAGATCTGCTTCTCCTGAAAGAGACCAAGAGATCACAACATGGTAACTTATCCTACCTTGTTTTTATATCCAGAGCAACTGTTAATTTAAATTGTTATATCAATATATCACACTATTCACTTTCATTCTTGTACCAGGTTGCAGTTATTCTACCCTGCCCACATAGTGGCACTGTTGCTACTAAAATTGCTTCATGTTTGAAAAATCCAAAAAAGTTAGCCTATATTGTTATTTTACATATGATGAGAAATATGACTGCAGCTTATTGAATTGTCAATGAAAATCTACCAGCACAGTCATGTGTTAGTGCTTCAGAGAGATCCTTAAGTGTTACCAAATACTCAGTGAGAGAAGTACCTATTTGCTTTTAATTTTGCCATCGAAATATGGTATTTACATCCCACTATGTAAGTCATGACAGGACCAGCGACAGCGTTGTGCACAATTGGACCgagtatcgtgtgcaattaatcgtcagaaaaactgtcaccgattaatatttgccacttatcgttTATGgagattagtgcctcgtcatgatgacacatttttgtgtgcacgtactctcaccatcatccgcgcacatgtgagcccacaataacaataatggcggaaaacagtggtattcagttaaatgatttggagcagcacgttcctaacataagttcaacgtctgtcaccataagccggagcacgaagaaaggatttttgctcgtatcaaaggaatgaactccgatctttatttacagactccacagcaacataggaaacattacaacagcgaagtctcctccagcagatattggaaagaattccactcagctgagaatccacgatacgtttagtcattgtgctgcttacgaccaaactaagcgctggaa
This Parambassis ranga chromosome 15, fParRan2.1, whole genome shotgun sequence DNA region includes the following protein-coding sequences:
- the znf451 gene encoding E3 SUMO-protein ligase ZNF451 isoform X2 → MSSPTHVDEDEVEDEVEFVSEGPIRPVLECIDLSSNSEDEGCSSVTVMIEDEITRHKARVASTLDRLAHQVAQGKKERADKCRAFKEKQILQKAHGQQELAFSATNGTNQEAKHCVDMWLKMPGLQPGVISSGSGRRRRQSSFPSHSLSRHTCPVINCDRVYENASLLDGHLKRFDHSPCDPSISLKGSPSELFACVACGQYFPTKEAWRTHLESKVSSGSVSHSIDQTYQQVVCFACPACYLLFNIRDECLQHMSAKNHFTESLVMNETGGRTLPVPVPQHVRNCLITLCKDVTFSVRCSLCHKVLVSHQAAQAHFNVHCRQGCAVAKADKTIVQVMKQFQVQGQCSFCSKVFLSQADIERHKESTQHCVEVNQTMAKALLQHCRFSEIQEAQFTSIGTSFQKRNKNRSDCAGSPAKRQRLGMTGSRKIATAWFCECGLQFSEEATASQHLLAVNQIFHQCGVCGKHMGESSITRLHMSRFHGGAHLSNFLFYCRKCKVEMPRHEDILAHVSEAHHGHTYFTEQEVPEELTIDLDAKPSTSSKVNLHSSSVTKIKQNAAEASSQTVEQTWMCRMCEDVFDSEAAVSKHCSDISSHSFQRFICGHCPQKFFKESTVRRHCVNEHDGQIKSSHFCGLCDSMPFESESEFLEHYKSLHSRDYYCMNETEVVQPAAAAAESTTQTCPCLGSEEGKGELKATYTRCMRNLSAEGKCQYVCTPCSVSVPSYAQMKTHVNTTHTALNLDKTFDVECKMCQESFMGVPSFHKHYHSQHCTLEPCMSSRTCRKDMKAESTTAEIKPENIEVEDETLVKLLHSDQANNEGESDDEIKHALSLSAEEARESSELEEALKRSLLEY
- the bag2 gene encoding BAG family molecular chaperone regulator 2, coding for MAQAKIQAKMNDASCSRFSRTLSMADRSGRLLETLDQLEIRVEALREAASAMEQERECILEMIQSIQSSQEMRNISAGEREELALTADRLMGRTLSVEVSVGTIRNPQQEEALRKATTIIDEIVKKLLNDMECGRHQLLALHAACVTEAPPVPIDQKFQAIVISCALEDQKKIKRRLETLLRNTENAEKNIKIMDHQKLEQVKFNGSQ
- the znf451 gene encoding E3 SUMO-protein ligase ZNF451 isoform X1 codes for the protein MSSPTHVDEDEVEDEVEFVSEGPIRPVLECIDLSSNSEDEGCSSVTVMIEDEITRHKARVASTLDRLAHQVAQGKKERADKCRAFKEKQILQKAHGQQELAFSATNGTNQEAKHCVDMWLKMPGLQPGVISSGSGRRRRQSSFPSHSLSRHTCPVINCDRVYENASLLDGHLKRFDHSPCDPSISLKGSPSELFACVACGQYFPTKEAWRTHLESKVSSGSVSHSIDQTYQQVVCFACPACYLLFNIRDECLQHMSAKNHFTESLVMNETGGRTLPVPVPQHVRNCLITLCKDVTFSVRCSLCHKVLVSHQAAQAHFNVHCRQGCAVAKADKTIVQVMKQFQVQGQCSFCSKVFLSQADIERHKESTQHCVEVNQTMAKALLQHCRFSEIQEAQFTSIGTSFQKRNKNRSDCAGSPAKRQRLGMTGSRKIATAWFCECGLQFSEEATASQHLLAVNQIFHQCGVCGKHMGESSITRLHMSRFHGGAHLSNFLFYCRKCKVEMPRHEDILAHVSEAHHGHTYFTEQEVPEELTIDLDAKPSTSSKVNLHSSSVTKIKQNAAEASSQTVEQTWMCRMCEDVFDSEAAVSKHCSDISSHSFQRFICGHCPQKFFKESTVRRHCVNEHDGQIKSSHFCGLCDSMPFESESEFLEHYKSLHSRDYYCMNETEVVQPAAAAAESTTQTCPCLGSEEGKGELKATYTRCMRNLSAEGKCQYVCTPCSVSVPSYAQMKTHVNTTHTALNLDKTFDVECKMCQESFMGVPSFHKHYHSQHCTLEPCMSSRTCRKDMKAESTTAEIKPENIEVEDETLVKLLHSDQANNEGEKHESESDDEIKHALSLSAEEARESSELEEALKRSLLEY
- the rab23 gene encoding ras-related protein Rab-23 — protein: MLEEDMEVAIKVVVVGNGAVGKSSMIQRYCKGIFTKDYKKTIGVDFLERQILVNDEEVRLMLWDTAGQEEFDAITKAYYRGAQACVLVFSTTDRDSFQAIDSWREKVEAEVGDIPTVLVQNKIDLLEETVIKNEEAEALAKRLKLRFYRASVKEDLNVTEVFKYLAEKYLQRLKQQTAEETEVVHTTSNKIGVFNTTSSNVCNQNSSNGREVITLRPNKQRTKKSKNPFGSCSLL